The genome window AATCTCAGAAATTAACCCAACAAAACATACCCCTTTTAACCCAAACCCCAGCCAAGCCGGTGCAACTGCGCTTACAAGCAGAAAAACAAACCGTAATTGCAGATGAAAATGGCAAACAAAAGACAACTTGGCAAACATTACCGGCAAGCGCAGTCGTACAACCCGGAGACATCATTCGCTATACCTTACGCGGAGAAAACAGCACAACATCACCCGTAAATAACTTTGTCCTTACCCAACCCATTCCCCAACAAACCGTATATATATTAAACTCAGCAGCCGGCCTAGAAGCAAAAATTACCTACAGCATTGATAACGCTAAAACCTATCTGGCAAACCCAACCATTCAAGAAACCCTTCCTGACGGCACAATAGAAACCAAACCCGCGCCGGCAGAAGCTTACACACACATACGCTGGGAATTCACAAAACCTGTTAATCTCCCAGACATCGGAGCAACCTATCAAGTCAAAGTTAAATAAAAGTATCTATCAAAAACAAATAACTTTAAAAAAATCCTACTTTCATCTGCGTTTATCTGCGTTTATCTGCGGTTAAAAAATCCCAAAATCCATGATCTAAAAAGAGGTATAAAATCAGGTGTTCAACCCGCCATCACAATTCAAAGATAAAGCCAGAAACCAGAAAAATGAGGGTTCATTTTTCACCCTTCTGACTGTTTTACCTTTCGCGGCGTTACTTTTACCGGCTGCTGTGGTGGCGCAAGAACAAAACCCTGACTGCGTAATTCCCGGCATCGTCGTGCAAAATCAAGCCGGTTTTACCTACAGCGACTCAGTTAACCCAGAACCCATCAACGGACTTTCTAGCGCAATAAACTTGGGTTTAATCGGCACCGGCCCTCTCAGGATATCACCGGGCGGCGTTCGTGATGGCAATGATAACTTCGTTGCCGGTGCATTTGCCGGCGCATTGGCAGATGAATTAGTCAGACTTGGCTTTGCCCAAGAAGAAGCCACCAAAGCCGTGATCGCCGTAACCGTTGCCCTGGCACAGCAACCCAGCAGCGCCACCTTCTCCCAACTTGCCAGAATTTCTAGAGATGCGGTTGTACAAGCAGTGCCGGCAAAAGCGGAAATCATTCAAGGATTAGAACGTTCAGCGGCACAAGAAATAGGCGTGTCGGTATTTGCCAATTTAGTCAAAACGCAACTCGTAGCAGCCGGTTTAACAGAAACCGAAGCAGAAACAGCCACCCAACAAACTATCGCCGCACTGATCACATCCACCGGCAGCACATCTGCTAATCAAGCCTTTGAAACCGGCTTTCAGGCAATGGTAGGCGCAATTCCCGAAAAAGCCGACCTTCTCACCCAACTGCGAGACGACTTTATCCGCGAAATCGATAGCATCCGCAGCGGCATTCGCAGCGGCGTGGATGAAGGAGATGTTCTTAAATTTGAATACGTCGTCTCCAACCCAGGCAACACCTCTTTAAGATTTGAAGTTCCCGATCCGCGCACCGTTCAGCAGCAGACGATCGGTCCTGGCACCGTTACCGGCGTTCGTTATCAAGTCGTCAATGCTGATGATCCCGGTGCCTTTCTTCTCACCGACTGTCCTACTCCAACTCCCACGCCCATTCCCATTCCCATTCCCACTCCAACCCCAGAACCTACGCCAACGCCAACCCCAGAACCTACGCCAACGCCAACTCCACAACCTACGCCAACTCCGACTCCAGAACCTACGCCAACTCCCACACCCACTACAACCCCAACTCCAACTCCCACGCCAGTGCCGGCAAACACTCCCACTCCCGTTGTCGTCCCGCCTGGGGGTGGCGTCATCGTCGTGGTTGATGTCGATGTCAAACCCGTTCCCAACACCGGCACCTCTGTCACCGTCAATATTGGAGACAAAGATGATGTCACCAAGCCGGTGGGGCAAAGCGTGATTATTTCCCCTGTCACCGTCAGACAACCTCTTACCTCACCCTTGGGACGCATTACAGGTTGCGCCGGCGAACTTTTACCCGACTACACCGGCTTTAGTGTTGCCCTCTACGAAGCAGACGCTGCTGATCCCACCGGCACTGGACTGGGTAAATTAATCGCCCTCACCGGCACCGAATATCCAGATATTGGCGATAACGATATTTTAGAAGGTAGTTCCCCCAACACGGAAAACAGCAACCCCTTCTTCCTTACCAACGGAGATCGCGGCGGTTATAACTTCCTGCTGGACTTAAATCGAGGTCAGCTAGAGGCAGGACGCCGTTATATTTTAGTCGTCAATCCGCCCCCAGATTCCAACTACAACCAGCGTCGTATTCGGATTGAGATCGGACAAAGTAACACCGGCAGTATTAGCTACACTGCCACTTCCCTCGATGGCAGACCAATTGGTGCCGGCACGACGAATACCTCTGCTGCCGGCACTCTTAGCCCACAAGATCCGAACCGCCGCAGGCTGGATTTAGCCGTTCTCGACCTCAGCGCCGCTGTCTGCGAAGCCAGAGAAATCGAAATTATCAAAACCGGCGATCGCATTGCCGCCGAACCGGGTGACACGGTTATTTACCGCCTCTCTATCCGCAATCTTTCCAGTGTCGCTGCCAACAACATCACCATCCGCGACCAACTGCCCCTCGGCCTCAGCTTCCGATCTGACTCGGTTCGCGGTGAATTAGATGGGCAAGCTGTAACCATTACCAGTGATAGTAATGGTCGAGAAATTACCTTCAATGCCGGCACCTTTACCATCCCTGCCGGTAAAATTCTTAACATCGCCTACGCCGCCCGTTTAACCCCAGACTCCGTGCGGGGCGACGGTCGCAACTCCGCCACCGTCAATGGCCGGCGCAGTGACAACAACCTCGACATTAAGGACGGCCCAGCTACTCACCGCCTCACCATCCGGCCTGGAATCGTCTCCGACTGTGGCACTCTCATCGGGCGTGTTTTTGTTGATAAAAACTTTGATGGCGAGCAACAACAAGGTGAACCGGGTGTTCCAAACGCCGTAGTTTTCTTAGACGACGGCAACCGGATTACCACCGACAATGACGGTCTCTTCTCCGTTGCCAACGTCCTTCCTGGCTACCGCACCGGCGTTCTCGACCTCACCAGCGTTCCGGGTTACACCTTCGCCCCAAATGAGTTTTTCAGTGAACGAAATAGCCAATCCCGACTCGTGCGGTTAGAACCGGGCGGCTTGGTACGCATGAACTTTGGCATTACCCCAGCCTTTGAGGGCGAGAGTGGCAGTACAGGAGAGGGGGAGTATAGGAGCAGAGGACAATGAAAAACTTAACATCCGTCTTTCTAATCAGTTTAGTTGGGGCGATCGCATCTCAAGAAATTTCTAGCGCCCAAATTCTTACGAGAAATCATTACTTTGTAGGAACATTGTTGACTCCCTTTGAAAACTCAGCGTATCATGCTAATATAGATCAGTACAAGGGAAAAATGTGGGCGCAAGCGACCCATGATATAAATTCAAATAATTTACGTTTAAAAGAAAATAGCATTTCGAGAAATGGGCATGGGGCATTGGGCATTGGGCATGGGGCAAGGCTGCGCCAACCTAAAGGTATGGGCATTGGTTACTCAGAACTCAAGACTCAGAACTCAGAACTGAGGACTCAAGACTTACCCCTCCCCACTCAAGACTCAGAACTCAGAACTCAGGACTCAGCACTCATAATTAGTCCATCTGCCGGCACGGTATTAGATTTACCGGCAACCACAATTGTGGTGCAATATCCCACCGGCAGCCAAATTCAACTACTGGTCAATGGCAAGCCGGTCGATCCCGCCCTCATCGGTCAAACTGAAACTGATCCCAACACCGGCACCACAACCCAAACCTGGTACGGCGTCCCCCTCAACGAAGGGGAAAATATTATAGAAGCCAGACAGCAAGCCGGTGCGTCACAAAATTCTTCAATGCCGGCAACCAAAATTAGTATTTTCGTTCGAGGCATACCCGCCCAACTGAAAATCCAAACCCTCGAGGCCCGCATTCCAGCAGATAGCCGGTCTACAGCCACCGTCACCGGCCAAATTTTAGATAGCGCCGGCAACCCTACCAACCGCGACGCCACGATTACGCTGGCTACCAGTTCCGGGAAATTTATCTCTGTGGACGCTGATCCCGACCAACCGGGATACCAAGTCAAAACCAGCAATGGAGAATTCAGCGCCACCCTGCAATCAAGTTTGCAAGCCGGCATTGTTCGGATTCGTGCCGGCACACCTAACCTCAACGCCCCAGCCGATATTCCTAACCCGCAACTTGAAGCCTTCACCCAAATTGAATTCGAGACAAACTTAAGACCCAACTTGCTCACCGGCGTTATCGATTTTCGCTTTGGCCGGCGCGGTACTGACTTTTGGGATAGTTTTAGTAACTTCCTTCCTGCCGACGGTGATAATAACTACCAACTCAACGCCAGAGGCGCAGCCTTCACCACCGGCACCTTGGGAAACTGGCTATTCACCGGCGCATATAATAGTGCCCGCAATCTTAACGACACTTGCAACGGATTTGATCGCCGGCTATTTCAAGATTTGCAATTTTACGAACAGCAATATCCTACTTACGGCGACAATTGCAGCCGAGAAACTGTTGCACCTTCTAGAGATAGCGTCTATTTAAGATTTGAACACTCGCCTTTAATTGAAGGTGCTCAACCTGATTATTTCATGTGGGGAGACTATGCCCTTTCGGAATTTTCCACCCCATCCCAACAATTCACCGGCATCACCCGTTCATTACACGGATTTAAAGGTAACTACAATCTCGGAAACCTGCAAATCACCGGCTTCTATAGCCAGGACGTAGAAGGGTTTCAGCGAGATAGCATTATCCCCGACGGGACTAGCGGCTTCTACTTTCTCTCCCGCCGGCTGGTTATTCCTGGCAGCGAAGACGTATTTCTGGAAGTCGAAGAATTAGATCGTCCCGGCACAGTGCTTTACCGGCAGCAACTCACCCGCAGCAGCGACTACGAAATCGACTACGACCGAGGCACCTTACTTTTCCGGCGTCCGATTTTACGGGTTAACGCAGATCCCACCGGCACGATATTAGTGCGGCGAATTATCAGTACCTACCAGTACGACAGCCAAGACAACAGCACCAGCATTTTAGGCAGTCACCTGCAATACAACATTTCACGCGACTTTAACCGTCCCTCCTGGATCGGTGCGACTTATCTACGCGAAGATCGCGGCGTCCGAGACTTTGAACTCTACGGCGGAGATATCCTACTTTCGTTTGGCAACAATAGCCGATTAGTTGGGGAATACGCCCATTCCCGCAATGACTCTGATATTTTAGGGAACGTTAGCGGTTCCGCTTACCGGCTGGAATTGAACGGCGGAATTGGCAGGCGGGGAGTTAGCCGAGGGGTAGAGGCAGAGAGGGAGAGAGTGGGAGAGGAAGAGATTGGGAGAGTGGGTGAGGAAGAAACCCTAAATCCCCAATTGCCCGCTGAAATTCCCAACTATCCGCTACCGATTACGAATTTCCAATCGTTATTAAACTACCGGCTCTATTACCGATCCACCGATACCGGGTTTAATAATAACGCCACCACTAGCTTTGTTGCCGGTCAAAGTCGCTATGGTGCACAACTGTCTGCCGGCATCACCCGATCCACCCTACTGCGATTTCAATACGACCATGAAAAAAATCAGGGAATCGCCCCACGTCCCCTAACTTCCTACGCCGACTTATTTGAACCCAGACTTGAATCTATTCCCGGCAGCCAAGTGGATAACTCTCTCACCACCCTATCCGCCGGCGTCTTGCAGCGAATTGGCACAAATGCTTCCCTAGAATTTGACTGGATTAACCGGCATCGGGAAGACAACCGCCCAACCAACCCCCTCGAAACTACCTCATCACAACTGCGATCGCGCCTTAGCTATCGAATTGCCAATAACCTTACCTTCCGCGCTCAAAATGAACTCAATCTTGCTTCTGAGCAAGATATTATTTATCCGGATAGAACAATTCTTGCCCTAGACTGGGCAGCGTATCCAGGCATTACGCTCCGACTAAGTCATATCTTTTTCAATGGCGGGCAATTTGAGAACAACTCAATTACCAGCTTAGACTTTCTCGGCGATTATAAACTCGGAGAAGATACCGCCTTAACCGGCAGGTTTGGCGTCGTCAATGCCCAAGCCATGACAGGTGCAGTGGGAATTCGTCAAGGTTGGACAATTGCCCCAGGATTAAGAGTTGAAGGCAGCTACGAACATATTTTTGGCGATTTATTCGGACGCACCGGCACCGGCGT of Microcoleus sp. FACHB-68 contains these proteins:
- a CDS encoding DUF11 domain-containing protein encodes the protein MQHLLILAPLTLTLLTNPNPTLLNAQQTHFDPHLLKNQRLKSQKLTQQNIPLLTQTPAKPVQLRLQAEKQTVIADENGKQKTTWQTLPASAVVQPGDIIRYTLRGENSTTSPVNNFVLTQPIPQQTVYILNSAAGLEAKITYSIDNAKTYLANPTIQETLPDGTIETKPAPAEAYTHIRWEFTKPVNLPDIGATYQVKVK
- a CDS encoding Ig-like domain-containing protein; protein product: MKNLTSVFLISLVGAIASQEISSAQILTRNHYFVGTLLTPFENSAYHANIDQYKGKMWAQATHDINSNNLRLKENSISRNGHGALGIGHGARLRQPKGMGIGYSELKTQNSELRTQDLPLPTQDSELRTQDSALIISPSAGTVLDLPATTIVVQYPTGSQIQLLVNGKPVDPALIGQTETDPNTGTTTQTWYGVPLNEGENIIEARQQAGASQNSSMPATKISIFVRGIPAQLKIQTLEARIPADSRSTATVTGQILDSAGNPTNRDATITLATSSGKFISVDADPDQPGYQVKTSNGEFSATLQSSLQAGIVRIRAGTPNLNAPADIPNPQLEAFTQIEFETNLRPNLLTGVIDFRFGRRGTDFWDSFSNFLPADGDNNYQLNARGAAFTTGTLGNWLFTGAYNSARNLNDTCNGFDRRLFQDLQFYEQQYPTYGDNCSRETVAPSRDSVYLRFEHSPLIEGAQPDYFMWGDYALSEFSTPSQQFTGITRSLHGFKGNYNLGNLQITGFYSQDVEGFQRDSIIPDGTSGFYFLSRRLVIPGSEDVFLEVEELDRPGTVLYRQQLTRSSDYEIDYDRGTLLFRRPILRVNADPTGTILVRRIISTYQYDSQDNSTSILGSHLQYNISRDFNRPSWIGATYLREDRGVRDFELYGGDILLSFGNNSRLVGEYAHSRNDSDILGNVSGSAYRLELNGGIGRRGVSRGVEAERERVGEEEIGRVGEEETLNPQLPAEIPNYPLPITNFQSLLNYRLYYRSTDTGFNNNATTSFVAGQSRYGAQLSAGITRSTLLRFQYDHEKNQGIAPRPLTSYADLFEPRLESIPGSQVDNSLTTLSAGVLQRIGTNASLEFDWINRHREDNRPTNPLETTSSQLRSRLSYRIANNLTFRAQNELNLASEQDIIYPDRTILALDWAAYPGITLRLSHIFFNGGQFENNSITSLDFLGDYKLGEDTALTGRFGVVNAQAMTGAVGIRQGWTIAPGLRVEGSYEHIFGDLFGRTGTGVQFAQPYAYGQGASALGVRGGDSYSVGIQYNNDTDFQASARYEHRTSSAGGNTVISAAATGKISRAVTALLRYQQASSANQLLEELGDSINLRLGLAYRDPIDDKFNALFRYEYRSNPSIIPDSIFFDNSSSSNDHTFALEAIYAPNWRWEFYGKGAMRTSTSYLANDLAGTGTIYLTQLRSTYRLGYRWDAVGEVRWIGQPADDYSEIGWVLETGYYLTPNLRLAAGYVFGDVTDRDFDGSRSASGPYLGLTVKLNELFSGFGLQKPVPALEKEDKQANKIAQGKKFSNL